From a single Prosthecobacter algae genomic region:
- a CDS encoding CmpA/NrtA family ABC transporter substrate-binding protein, whose translation MPKSALLSSTPLAGVVKPVRIGFIPLADCAPLLVAKEKELFRKHGVKVELSCEVGWATIREKLLYGQVDAAHAIAGLALAMRLGLSTPPCRVVAPFVFNLNGDAITLSRDLWNRGVRDAASLKKLIRSTTSRRLTFGMVSRYAAHHFLLRRWLISGGIDPNQDVRIVALPPTQMAANLAAGLIDGYCVGEPWNSVAVDKGVGWIAATSEELSPGHPEKVLLMNEVFIEQHSDQAHAIREALRESCAFCDVKGNRPEVVRILADSGYFSHGEDILRRSLIGPFDLGTGKSSDAANFHIFHRYEANETTSERGRWLVDEFIAHGLILPSQRAEASDALRECWNSDALPFPALQAAAKKTSKTNKRSTPANA comes from the coding sequence ATGCCAAAGTCAGCTCTTCTTTCCTCCACCCCTCTTGCCGGGGTCGTAAAGCCAGTCCGCATCGGATTCATTCCGCTGGCCGACTGTGCGCCGTTACTGGTGGCGAAGGAGAAAGAGCTGTTCCGCAAACATGGTGTCAAAGTCGAACTGAGTTGTGAGGTCGGGTGGGCCACCATCCGGGAGAAGCTGCTCTATGGCCAAGTGGACGCTGCGCACGCCATCGCCGGGCTGGCACTTGCGATGCGTCTGGGCCTGAGCACGCCCCCTTGTAGGGTGGTGGCCCCATTCGTCTTCAACCTGAACGGCGACGCCATCACGCTGAGCCGCGATCTGTGGAACCGGGGGGTGCGAGATGCCGCCAGCCTGAAGAAGCTGATCCGCAGCACCACCTCCCGCCGCCTGACCTTCGGCATGGTCTCACGCTACGCGGCCCATCACTTTCTGCTCCGCCGCTGGCTTATTTCGGGAGGCATTGATCCCAACCAGGATGTGCGCATCGTGGCGCTGCCACCCACCCAGATGGCGGCCAATCTGGCTGCGGGACTGATTGATGGCTACTGCGTGGGCGAACCCTGGAACTCCGTCGCGGTGGACAAGGGTGTGGGCTGGATCGCCGCGACGAGTGAAGAGCTTTCCCCAGGACACCCAGAAAAGGTGCTGCTGATGAACGAGGTTTTCATTGAGCAGCATAGCGACCAGGCCCATGCCATCCGTGAGGCTTTGCGCGAGTCCTGCGCTTTTTGTGATGTGAAGGGCAACCGCCCCGAAGTCGTGCGAATCCTGGCCGACAGCGGTTACTTTTCCCATGGTGAGGACATCCTCAGGCGCTCCTTGATCGGCCCTTTTGACCTGGGCACAGGCAAGAGCAGCGATGCGGCGAATTTCCACATCTTCCACCGCTATGAGGCGAACGAGACGACCAGCGAGCGTGGGCGCTGGCTGGTGGATGAATTCATTGCCCACGGCCTGATCCTTCCAAGCCAGCGCGCTGAGGCCAGCGATGCGCTACGCGAGTGCTGGAACTCAGATGCCCTCCCTTTCCCTGCACTGCAAGCCGCCGCCAAGAAAACCAGCAAAACCAACAAACGATCCACCCCTGCCAACGCATGA
- a CDS encoding LysR family transcriptional regulator, with protein MDQPLDTRQLRAFISLARTGSFTQAGRELHLTQSAISHAIKALETDLACQLFHRQGKSVHLTHHGRELLPHAETIMQEMNQARAMLGALDMTPRGRLTIGCTPAASQFILPTVLREFKESFSQYEIRVVPGETPQTIEKLLSNEVDLAVTLRPPDVSRLDCHPIFEDELEFLVSPLHSWATKPPRIKDATSETFIVSSRSSLNFAMIQEFFLKQGVRLNHFIELGSSEAIKELAKLGLGVAIAARWIARNEIAAGQLVPVPLPKARLRRRWVTSHLKGRPLNLAERTFVGLCEQVGKYMQ; from the coding sequence ATGGATCAACCGCTCGATACCCGACAGCTTCGCGCTTTCATCTCCCTGGCCCGCACTGGTAGCTTCACACAGGCTGGCCGTGAGTTACATCTCACTCAGTCCGCCATCAGCCATGCCATCAAGGCCCTGGAGACCGACCTCGCCTGCCAGCTTTTCCATCGCCAGGGTAAAAGCGTGCACCTCACCCACCACGGGCGCGAGCTCCTTCCCCATGCAGAAACCATCATGCAGGAAATGAACCAGGCCCGTGCCATGCTAGGCGCGCTGGACATGACTCCTCGGGGTCGCCTAACCATTGGTTGTACACCGGCAGCCTCCCAGTTCATCCTGCCCACCGTCTTGCGGGAGTTTAAGGAAAGCTTCTCCCAGTATGAGATCCGCGTGGTGCCGGGAGAAACCCCGCAAACCATCGAAAAACTCCTGAGCAATGAAGTGGACCTCGCCGTCACCCTGCGGCCCCCGGATGTCTCACGCCTGGACTGCCACCCCATCTTTGAGGATGAACTCGAGTTCCTGGTTTCCCCTCTTCATAGTTGGGCGACGAAGCCTCCGCGGATCAAGGACGCTACTTCGGAGACCTTCATTGTCTCCAGCCGCAGCAGCCTGAATTTTGCCATGATCCAGGAGTTCTTCCTCAAGCAAGGCGTCCGGCTCAATCATTTCATCGAGCTGGGCAGCAGTGAGGCCATCAAGGAACTGGCCAAACTGGGCCTCGGGGTTGCCATCGCGGCCCGCTGGATCGCTCGCAACGAAATCGCCGCAGGCCAGCTCGTCCCCGTGCCCCTTCCCAAGGCCCGCCTCCGCCGTCGTTGGGTCACCTCGCATCTCAAGGGCCGCCCGCTCAATCTGGCGGAAAGGACCTTCGTGGGTCTCTGCGAGCAGGTGGGAAAATACATGCAGTAA
- a CDS encoding NUDIX hydrolase: protein MITGSPFQYCSRCGHDTMAAASSREHVCDDCGYRHFITPFPAACALILDADGRLLVTRRAHEPGLGKLGLPGGVIEPAETGEEAAARETREEVGLDLPPSAFRYFASLPNWYYYQDYLWPTLDLFFTASVPGFDSLAPSPEEVSEIFALPLAEVPLADFAFESNAEAVRRLQEQRARLV, encoded by the coding sequence ATGATCACAGGTTCACCCTTTCAATACTGCTCCCGCTGCGGCCATGACACCATGGCGGCCGCCAGCTCCCGCGAGCATGTCTGCGATGACTGCGGTTACCGCCACTTCATCACCCCATTCCCGGCTGCCTGCGCCCTCATCTTGGATGCCGACGGTCGCTTGCTGGTGACTCGGCGCGCCCATGAGCCAGGTCTGGGTAAATTGGGACTTCCTGGGGGTGTCATAGAGCCAGCCGAAACTGGAGAGGAAGCCGCTGCACGTGAAACCCGCGAGGAAGTGGGGCTGGACCTGCCACCCTCTGCCTTTCGCTATTTTGCCTCCCTGCCTAACTGGTACTATTACCAGGACTATCTCTGGCCCACCCTTGATCTATTTTTTACAGCCAGTGTGCCTGGGTTCGATTCACTCGCACCCAGCCCTGAGGAGGTCTCAGAAATATTCGCCCTGCCGCTGGCTGAAGTTCCCTTGGCCGACTTCGCCTTCGAATCGAATGCCGAAGCCGTGAGAAGGTTGCAAGAACAGCGCGCCCGGCTTGTATGA
- a CDS encoding SDR family NAD(P)-dependent oxidoreductase — MIHPLFDLTGRAALVTGGSKGLGKAMARAFAEAGADVFISSRSEGELKSAAAEIGEGLPVRVEWMVADMVDRAQVKALAAEAVKRLGKVDILINNAGSNQPQAIDEITDEAWDRIVELDLTSCMALTRALVPGMKERQWGRVIHISSVLGVGSKEKRNAYSACKAGLIGLAKASAIDLGTYNITVNCLCPGPFLTDLPMSLLSDPEKEAFANRTALKRWGQPRELAGPALMLASEAGSYITGEALLVDGGAFARAL; from the coding sequence ATGATCCACCCACTCTTTGATCTCACTGGCAGGGCAGCACTCGTCACCGGAGGCAGCAAGGGCCTCGGCAAAGCCATGGCGCGTGCCTTTGCCGAAGCAGGGGCAGATGTCTTCATCTCCAGCCGTAGCGAGGGGGAGCTCAAATCCGCAGCCGCCGAGATTGGCGAAGGGCTCCCCGTGCGTGTCGAATGGATGGTGGCCGACATGGTGGACCGTGCCCAAGTCAAGGCCCTCGCGGCAGAAGCCGTCAAACGCCTCGGGAAGGTGGACATCCTCATCAACAACGCCGGTTCTAATCAGCCCCAGGCCATTGACGAAATCACCGATGAAGCCTGGGATCGCATTGTCGAGCTGGATCTCACTTCCTGCATGGCTCTCACGCGCGCCCTCGTCCCCGGAATGAAGGAGAGGCAGTGGGGCCGCGTCATCCACATTTCCTCCGTGCTTGGCGTCGGCTCCAAGGAAAAGCGCAATGCCTACTCCGCCTGCAAGGCCGGGCTCATCGGCCTTGCCAAAGCCAGTGCCATCGATCTCGGTACCTACAACATCACCGTCAACTGCCTTTGCCCGGGCCCCTTTCTCACCGATCTTCCCATGAGCCTCCTCAGCGATCCTGAAAAGGAGGCCTTTGCCAATCGTACTGCCCTTAAACGCTGGGGCCAGCCTCGCGAGCTTGCTGGTCCCGCCCTCATGCTGGCCAGTGAAGCCGGCAGCTACATCACGGGCGAGGCTCTGCTGGTGGATGGTGGGGCCTTTGCGCGCGCTCTGTGA
- a CDS encoding ArnT family glycosyltransferase: MVVATLLIYSVLSFVRHSESTVWDEQRYIDYATNLTQGFYVTSDEPDIVNGPAYPLVLMPFVGGGPDAWRLARILNAFFMAAAVGFVWLTVRHYAGAGWAFAGAFITAFHPTMLWMGFSLMTEPMSTFAFTGFIWAFTHALRDRGWKWMLAAIVFFGWLILTRVFFGHVLMATAALSVMLLLIKEWRPALLRTLIILVGALLFCSPYLAYTQSKTGQFLCWSTNSGELLYWISSHHEGENGHWFGKEDVQTQEFINPAHREFYQDLLPHPILEREERLKAAAVANFKANPARVAYNWVCNLTRLAFGFPRSHQPEELRTIVLIAFNGPVIVMALLAGLLGLRFWRTVPVEIWLLMAMAAFYLGGSSLAPSLPRYFVLMVPVLWLGIAHVFKRHLRVSVTG, from the coding sequence TTGGTCGTCGCCACCCTGTTGATTTACAGCGTCCTGTCCTTTGTCCGGCATTCGGAAAGCACCGTTTGGGATGAGCAGCGCTATATCGACTATGCCACTAATCTCACCCAAGGCTTCTATGTCACTTCCGACGAGCCCGATATCGTCAATGGCCCCGCCTATCCCCTAGTGCTCATGCCGTTTGTCGGCGGTGGGCCGGATGCATGGCGGCTGGCGCGCATCCTGAATGCCTTTTTCATGGCTGCGGCTGTGGGTTTTGTCTGGCTCACCGTGCGCCACTATGCTGGGGCGGGGTGGGCTTTTGCTGGGGCCTTCATCACAGCCTTTCATCCCACCATGCTGTGGATGGGCTTTTCCCTCATGACGGAGCCCATGTCCACCTTTGCCTTCACCGGATTTATCTGGGCTTTCACCCATGCTTTGCGGGATCGTGGGTGGAAATGGATGTTGGCCGCCATCGTTTTCTTCGGCTGGCTCATTTTGACACGCGTGTTTTTTGGCCACGTCCTCATGGCTACGGCGGCCCTCAGCGTGATGCTTCTGCTCATCAAGGAATGGCGCCCGGCACTGCTGCGCACCCTCATCATCCTGGTAGGGGCGTTGCTTTTCTGCTCTCCTTATCTCGCCTACACCCAGTCAAAAACCGGCCAGTTCCTTTGTTGGTCCACCAACAGCGGTGAGCTTCTCTATTGGATTAGCAGCCATCATGAAGGGGAAAATGGCCACTGGTTTGGGAAAGAGGATGTGCAAACCCAGGAGTTTATCAATCCCGCTCATCGTGAGTTTTACCAGGACCTGTTACCCCACCCCATCTTGGAGCGGGAAGAAAGGCTGAAAGCCGCTGCCGTCGCCAATTTCAAGGCCAATCCTGCCCGGGTCGCCTACAACTGGGTCTGCAATCTCACTCGCTTGGCCTTCGGTTTTCCTCGTTCCCACCAGCCGGAAGAGCTGCGCACCATCGTCCTCATCGCCTTCAATGGGCCCGTGATTGTCATGGCCTTGCTGGCAGGTCTGCTCGGCCTGCGCTTCTGGCGCACCGTACCAGTGGAAATCTGGCTCTTGATGGCCATGGCCGCCTTTTACTTGGGCGGCAGCAGTCTCGCTCCCAGCCTACCTCGCTACTTTGTCCTCATGGTGCCGGTGCTATGGCTTGGCATCGCCCACGTCTTTAAACGCCACCTGCGTGTGAGCGTCACGGGCTGA
- a CDS encoding bifunctional 3,4-dihydroxy-2-butanone-4-phosphate synthase/GTP cyclohydrolase II, translating into MPSKKTHVCDSVESVIADIRAGRMVIVTDDEDRENEGDLICAAEAITPEMVTFMVREGGGMLCVPVSLAIAKQLNLESMVPENREAFRTDFTVTVDAAEGISTGISSADRARTIRLLGEPQSTIADFVQPGHINPLVAKPGGVLRRAGHTEAAVDLCRLAGLREAGVLIEIMNPDGTMARMPDLQKFAKKHKLKVCSIAELIAYRRRSEKLVEKIEVVDMPTDFGVFKLHLYKSSIDSVHHVALVMGDIDAETPTLVRVHSECLTGDIFASRRCDCGSQLHAAMTKVAEAGRGIIIYMRGHEGRGIGLHGKIMAYKLQEEGLDTVEANLKLGYAMDLRDYGIGAQIISDLGVRKIRLMTNNPRKVVGLEGHKLEITEQVPVISEPNPHNKKYLETKKKKLGHKL; encoded by the coding sequence ATGCCCAGCAAGAAGACCCACGTCTGCGACTCTGTCGAATCCGTCATCGCGGACATCCGTGCCGGCCGCATGGTGATCGTGACTGATGATGAAGACCGTGAAAATGAGGGGGACCTCATCTGCGCGGCTGAGGCCATCACCCCTGAAATGGTCACCTTCATGGTGCGTGAAGGCGGCGGCATGCTTTGCGTCCCCGTGTCCCTCGCCATTGCCAAACAGCTCAATCTCGAAAGCATGGTGCCGGAGAACCGCGAGGCTTTCCGCACCGATTTCACCGTGACCGTGGATGCCGCCGAAGGCATCTCCACTGGGATTAGTTCAGCGGACCGCGCCCGCACCATTCGCCTGCTGGGAGAGCCCCAAAGCACCATTGCCGACTTCGTTCAGCCCGGGCATATCAACCCCCTTGTGGCCAAACCCGGCGGGGTCTTGCGCCGCGCTGGCCATACGGAGGCCGCCGTGGACCTCTGCCGCCTTGCAGGCCTTCGCGAAGCGGGCGTTCTCATCGAGATCATGAATCCCGATGGCACCATGGCTCGCATGCCAGACCTGCAAAAGTTTGCCAAAAAGCACAAGCTCAAGGTTTGCTCCATCGCCGAGCTCATCGCCTACCGCCGTCGCAGTGAAAAGCTGGTGGAAAAGATCGAAGTCGTGGACATGCCCACCGACTTTGGTGTCTTTAAGCTCCATCTATATAAGAGCAGCATCGACAGCGTCCACCACGTCGCCCTCGTCATGGGGGACATTGATGCGGAAACTCCCACCCTCGTCCGGGTGCATAGCGAATGCCTCACGGGCGATATCTTTGCCTCCCGCCGCTGCGATTGCGGTAGCCAGCTCCACGCCGCCATGACCAAGGTGGCCGAGGCCGGACGCGGCATCATCATCTACATGCGTGGTCATGAAGGGCGCGGCATCGGCCTCCACGGCAAGATCATGGCCTACAAGCTCCAGGAAGAAGGGCTCGACACCGTCGAGGCCAATCTCAAGCTCGGTTACGCCATGGACCTGCGGGACTATGGCATCGGTGCCCAGATCATCTCCGACCTCGGCGTGCGCAAAATCCGCCTCATGACCAATAATCCCCGCAAGGTCGTGGGACTGGAAGGTCACAAGCTGGAAATCACGGAGCAGGTTCCCGTCATTTCCGAACCGAATCCGCACAACAAAAAGTACCTCGAAACCAAAAAGAAAAAACTCGGCCACAAGCTCTGA
- the ribH gene encoding 6,7-dimethyl-8-ribityllumazine synthase, protein MSQYGPSRPRPIQDRVSIAIVASLYNNQFVQGLIDAGREELEELAPNATITVYRVPGAFEIPVCTELVIKNTRPDAVIAFGVIIRGSTEHADLVGASVTDALQQMAVRHTLPVVHEVLLVSSEEQAEERCLGVKINRGTEAAQVAVNMIALFRKMRASFAGQPELETA, encoded by the coding sequence ATGTCTCAATACGGTCCCAGTCGTCCCCGTCCCATCCAGGATCGCGTCTCCATCGCGATTGTGGCCAGTCTTTATAACAACCAGTTCGTCCAGGGTCTCATTGACGCCGGGCGTGAAGAACTGGAAGAGCTGGCACCCAATGCCACCATCACCGTTTATCGCGTGCCAGGCGCTTTTGAGATCCCCGTCTGCACCGAGCTGGTGATCAAAAACACCCGCCCAGATGCCGTCATCGCCTTCGGCGTCATCATCCGTGGCTCCACTGAGCATGCAGACCTGGTTGGCGCTTCCGTTACCGATGCCCTCCAGCAGATGGCCGTCCGCCACACCCTCCCGGTCGTCCATGAGGTACTGCTCGTCAGTTCCGAAGAACAGGCCGAAGAGCGCTGCCTCGGCGTCAAAATCAACCGGGGCACCGAGGCTGCCCAGGTCGCCGTGAACATGATCGCCCTCTTCCGCAAAATGCGCGCCAGCTTTGCCGGTCAACCTGAACTGGAGACCGCCTGA
- the nusB gene encoding transcription antitermination factor NusB — MGKRREGREAAVQFLFASELHGEHTPEEQEAFWTIHNAKNSVRTYAESLIQGVQAHVTEIDGLIEPVLENFRIQRLAYVDRNVLRLAVYEMLHVPEVPAPVIINEAIEIAKALGAGESGSFVNGILHKIAQKVRPKSNN; from the coding sequence ATGGGAAAACGCCGCGAAGGACGCGAAGCCGCCGTCCAGTTTCTGTTTGCCAGTGAGCTCCATGGTGAACACACCCCCGAGGAGCAGGAAGCTTTTTGGACCATTCACAACGCCAAAAATTCCGTCCGCACCTACGCCGAATCGCTCATCCAGGGCGTCCAGGCCCATGTCACCGAGATTGATGGGCTGATTGAGCCCGTGCTGGAAAACTTCCGCATCCAGCGTCTCGCCTACGTGGACCGCAATGTCCTGCGCCTCGCCGTCTATGAAATGCTGCATGTGCCGGAAGTGCCCGCACCCGTTATCATCAATGAAGCCATCGAGATCGCCAAGGCCCTCGGGGCAGGGGAGTCAGGCTCCTTTGTGAACGGCATCCTTCACAAGATCGCCCAGAAAGTCCGGCCAAAATCGAACAATTGA
- a CDS encoding MotA/TolQ/ExbB proton channel family protein — protein sequence MQLKAEPDMAGKVVRCPGCNSKLSIPASVGGDLPPPSGLPSPTGYTPPPDAAAPYESSGEPAPPADELQQHRQERGGWEETDPSNPNPMLSFGMGVVLFLAWVGILFPFQAPEGTSPADYTGMQFIASLFYKHMLVSFTNTLFFTWAMAILYLKFKKLRHQREALLLDVLPWELGSEINAQNVSSFIDNLYKLPVRLRDSMMVNRIRKALELFEVKQNVGDVTNMLSSQSDIDSMRIGGSFTLLKAFLWAIPILGFIGTVLGLSHAIGGMNFSNVEDVNAIMSSINSVTSGLGTAFDATLLGLVLAMLLNFPMNSMMKSEDDCLNDIDAFCNEILLPRLNDGGSIAGGDTNGVMDTLVRAVAQAQKEFLVDLNSLSARINEQAANLDKRATAHQERVDAEFTMAMNRMREDLTGAIKDSVKTTSEYTRALASGIQGLNNVLTELGGKQVIIHQVKKKGWFSKQD from the coding sequence ATGCAGTTGAAAGCCGAGCCCGACATGGCTGGCAAAGTCGTCCGCTGCCCCGGTTGCAACAGCAAGCTTTCCATCCCTGCCAGCGTCGGCGGGGATCTGCCTCCTCCCTCTGGCCTGCCTTCTCCCACGGGGTACACCCCCCCGCCAGATGCGGCCGCTCCGTATGAATCATCCGGTGAGCCTGCCCCCCCGGCAGATGAGCTCCAGCAGCATCGCCAGGAGCGTGGTGGTTGGGAAGAAACAGACCCATCAAACCCAAACCCGATGCTCAGTTTTGGCATGGGCGTGGTTCTTTTCCTCGCCTGGGTTGGCATCCTTTTTCCGTTCCAGGCGCCTGAGGGCACCTCGCCTGCCGACTACACCGGCATGCAGTTCATTGCCTCCCTGTTTTACAAGCACATGCTGGTGAGTTTCACCAACACGCTGTTCTTCACCTGGGCGATGGCCATCCTTTACCTCAAGTTCAAAAAGCTCCGCCACCAGCGCGAGGCCCTGCTTCTGGACGTGCTGCCTTGGGAACTCGGCAGTGAGATCAATGCCCAGAACGTCAGTTCCTTCATCGATAACCTCTACAAGCTGCCTGTCCGTCTTCGCGACAGCATGATGGTGAACCGCATCCGCAAGGCTCTCGAACTCTTTGAGGTCAAGCAGAACGTCGGTGACGTCACCAACATGCTCTCCAGCCAGTCTGACATCGACAGCATGCGCATCGGCGGAAGCTTCACCCTCCTGAAAGCTTTCCTGTGGGCCATCCCGATTCTCGGATTCATCGGTACCGTGCTTGGTCTCTCCCACGCCATCGGCGGCATGAACTTCTCCAACGTTGAAGACGTCAATGCCATTATGTCCTCGATCAACAGCGTCACCAGCGGTCTGGGTACCGCCTTCGATGCCACCCTCCTCGGCCTGGTTCTCGCCATGCTCTTGAACTTCCCCATGAACTCTATGATGAAGAGTGAGGACGACTGCCTGAACGACATCGACGCCTTCTGCAACGAAATCCTCCTCCCCCGTCTCAATGATGGTGGCAGCATCGCCGGTGGCGATACCAATGGCGTCATGGATACCCTCGTCCGCGCCGTCGCCCAGGCCCAGAAAGAGTTCCTCGTGGACCTCAACTCCCTCTCCGCCCGCATCAATGAGCAGGCAGCCAATCTGGACAAGCGCGCCACTGCCCATCAGGAGCGTGTGGATGCCGAATTCACCATGGCCATGAACCGCATGCGCGAAGACCTTACCGGTGCCATCAAAGACAGCGTCAAGACCACCTCCGAATACACCCGCGCTCTCGCTTCCGGCATTCAGGGCCTCAATAATGTGCTGACCGAACTGGGTGGCAAGCAGGTCATCATTCATCAGGTCAAAAAGAAGGGTTGGTTCAGCAAACAGGACTGA